The proteins below are encoded in one region of Pseudomonas putida S13.1.2:
- a CDS encoding amino acid adenylation domain-containing protein, protein MRRDGALCAVSDGAVSLDYASLDLASSRLARHLRAHGVGADSLVAVCLERDPQLLVTLLAVLKAGAAYVPLDPEFPAQRLRHMLDDSGAQLLLTHSALLAQLPEAPVGQQRWCLDQLALPADDSTALPDIDPQQLAYVIYTSGSTGLPKGVAVRHGALVNFLLSMADAPGLARGEKMLALTSLSFDIAALELYLPLLQGASVVMADRAMARDAGCLLDYIVAQGVGCVQATPSTWRMLSEHPRFASLQGLRALCGGEALAGDLAARLQGVVSDLWNLYGPTETTIWSARMRLGQQATQVLLGEAIAGTSLHVLDESLEPAADGVAGELYIGGAGLARGYHRRPGLTAERFVADPFGAPGERLYRTGDLVRWCGEALEYIGRIDQQVKIRGHRIELGEIEACLRRCPGVREAAVVARPGPAGTVLVGYAEADDAPQLAAQLKQTLQAALPDYMVPAQVLVLARMPLTPNGKLDRKALPAPDWQARQHVEPATALERQLAAIWCEVLGLERVGRNDDFFELGGHSLLLTRLVSRVREALGVDLALHEFFDHPSVGALAARLESAPPAANDLLEVDFMNDLLEELEQAE, encoded by the coding sequence GTGCGCCGTGACGGTGCACTGTGCGCGGTGAGCGACGGGGCGGTGAGCCTGGACTACGCCAGCCTCGACCTGGCCTCCAGCCGCCTGGCCCGGCACCTGCGGGCCCATGGCGTGGGCGCCGACAGCCTGGTGGCGGTGTGCCTGGAGCGCGACCCGCAACTGCTGGTGACCCTGCTGGCGGTGCTCAAGGCCGGCGCCGCCTATGTGCCGCTGGACCCGGAATTCCCGGCCCAGCGCCTGCGCCACATGCTCGACGACAGCGGCGCGCAGCTGCTGTTGACCCACAGTGCCTTGCTGGCGCAGCTGCCAGAAGCGCCTGTCGGCCAGCAGCGCTGGTGCCTGGACCAGCTGGCCCTGCCCGCCGACGATTCGACGGCCTTGCCAGACATCGACCCGCAGCAACTGGCCTACGTGATCTACACCTCCGGTTCCACCGGCCTGCCCAAGGGCGTGGCAGTGCGCCATGGTGCGCTGGTCAACTTCCTGTTGAGCATGGCCGATGCACCGGGGCTGGCCCGTGGCGAAAAAATGCTCGCGCTGACCTCGTTGTCGTTCGACATCGCCGCGCTGGAGCTGTACCTGCCGCTGCTGCAAGGCGCCAGCGTAGTCATGGCGGACCGCGCCATGGCCCGCGATGCCGGCTGCCTGCTCGACTACATCGTCGCCCAGGGCGTAGGTTGCGTGCAGGCCACACCGTCGACCTGGCGCATGCTCAGCGAGCACCCGCGCTTCGCCAGCCTGCAAGGGCTGCGCGCCCTGTGCGGCGGCGAAGCGCTGGCCGGCGACCTGGCGGCGCGTCTGCAGGGTGTGGTGAGCGATTTGTGGAACCTCTACGGGCCCACCGAGACCACCATCTGGTCGGCGCGCATGCGCCTGGGCCAGCAGGCCACCCAGGTGCTGCTGGGGGAAGCCATCGCCGGCACCTCGCTGCATGTGCTGGACGAGAGCCTGGAGCCCGCCGCCGACGGAGTGGCCGGCGAGCTGTACATCGGTGGCGCGGGCCTGGCCCGTGGTTACCACCGTCGCCCGGGCCTGACCGCCGAGCGCTTTGTCGCCGACCCGTTCGGCGCCCCAGGCGAGCGCCTGTACCGCACCGGCGACCTGGTGCGCTGGTGCGGCGAGGCGCTGGAGTACATCGGCCGTATCGACCAGCAGGTGAAGATTCGCGGCCACCGCATCGAGCTGGGTGAAATCGAAGCTTGCCTGCGCCGCTGCCCTGGCGTGCGCGAAGCCGCCGTGGTGGCGCGCCCAGGCCCGGCCGGCACGGTGCTGGTGGGTTACGCCGAGGCAGACGATGCACCGCAGCTGGCGGCGCAACTCAAGCAGACGCTGCAGGCGGCGTTGCCCGACTACATGGTGCCGGCTCAGGTGCTGGTGCTGGCGCGCATGCCGCTGACCCCTAACGGCAAGCTGGACCGCAAGGCGCTGCCGGCCCCCGACTGGCAGGCCCGCCAGCATGTCGAGCCGGCCACGGCGCTTGAGCGACAGCTGGCGGCGATCTGGTGCGAGGTGCTGGGGCTCGAACGGGTCGGTCGCAATGACGACTTCTTCGAGCTGGGCGGCCACTCGCTGTTGCTCACCCGCTTGGTATCGCGGGTGAGAGAGGCGCTGGGGGTGGACCTGGCGCTGCACGAATTCTTCGATCATCCAAGCGTCGGCGCCCTTGCCGCACGCCTGGAAAGCGCGCCGCCGGCCGCTAACGATTTGCTGGAAGTGGATTTCATGAACGATTTGCTGGAAGAACTGGAGCAGGCTGAATGA
- a CDS encoding non-ribosomal peptide synthetase, with product MQLPAHQDAFPLSAQQGAVLVRPGQPLAAFACVHVPGAYDEARLGLVLAELQRRHEVLRTRYLRLDGLRRPVQVVEQGAPAPLQPVAGRESLEHAPFVAAVEQVGGDGFVVRLGVALASVDRQALQELASELRAGYAGSLAPADEEALQYIDYASWQGELAGEAMGVRGAAYWRGVLDATTPRAPLPFEQGVEAGLPREAARQVTLPAAPLLKTLDTNASEQGLAADDLLLFLWAGFLCRLGEQDQVSLLACVDGRNAQVQGMLGRFERQMPLNLAYPADATLAQAREEFRSRLEQARSWLECLDEVAVENADRLYGFAASHTALDGVELELDASALAPLGLARVGNDLQLQYVAGQLQQDVVALWLGQFAVFAAHALADFEQRLAQVSLLGEQERARIQAFEQGAAMPLAGPGLLHRLFEHQVAQQGQRAAVRQGDEVLDYIQLEQRANQLAHALQAQGVGRESIVAVYAPRSLAALVAMLGILKAGGAYLPLDPDYPAERLGFMLADAGAHCLLALDAPAADLVLPAGLPVLSLAGNSPVWQGPSAPPAAAVGGDDLAYVIYTSGSTGTPKGVAVSHANALASTLARFVHYTTPVESFLLLSSLSFDSSVAGLFWTLGQGGCLHLPTALQAKDPQAIAALLGEQGISHYLALPGLHAEVLEHLGEHGLRTVVVAGEACTPTLLARHQARLPGVLLSNEYGPTEGSVWCTAWNADQGPVSIGRPAPGMRVLVLDAHREPVAVGQVGELYVAGPGVTRGYLGRPALTAERFPTLADGSRGYQTGDLARWRADGLLEFLGRVDAQVKIRGFRIELGEVEAVLASCVGVAEAAVVVRESASGAQLVAFVVGSEEDGQLAGRLQAELARRLPAHMVPTALRSLARLPLMPNGKVDRRALAAEAVVGQAYQAPQTELQRLLAGIWQEALGVERVGLQDNFFALGGHSLLATRLRARLQEQMGIELPLRLFFDGETLERFAAKVAELQQAPGNDLDALENLFAEVEAP from the coding sequence ATGCAACTGCCTGCCCACCAAGACGCCTTCCCCCTTTCGGCCCAGCAGGGCGCCGTGCTCGTTCGCCCCGGGCAACCGTTGGCAGCCTTCGCCTGCGTGCACGTGCCGGGTGCCTACGACGAGGCCCGTCTGGGCCTGGTGCTCGCCGAGCTGCAACGCCGCCACGAAGTGCTGCGCACCCGCTACCTGCGCCTGGACGGCCTGCGCCGCCCGGTGCAGGTGGTGGAGCAGGGCGCCCCGGCGCCGCTGCAGCCGGTTGCCGGGCGCGAGAGCCTGGAGCACGCACCCTTCGTCGCGGCGGTAGAGCAGGTGGGTGGCGACGGGTTCGTTGTGCGCCTGGGCGTGGCCCTGGCCAGTGTCGACCGGCAGGCGCTGCAGGAACTGGCCAGCGAGCTGCGCGCCGGTTACGCGGGCAGCCTGGCGCCGGCCGACGAAGAGGCGTTGCAGTACATCGACTATGCCTCGTGGCAGGGCGAGCTGGCCGGCGAGGCCATGGGCGTGCGCGGCGCCGCTTACTGGCGGGGCGTGCTGGACGCCACCACGCCCCGAGCGCCGCTGCCATTCGAACAGGGCGTGGAAGCGGGCTTGCCCCGCGAGGCGGCCCGGCAGGTAACACTGCCAGCCGCCCCCCTGCTGAAAACCCTGGATACCAATGCCAGCGAGCAAGGCCTGGCCGCCGACGACCTGCTGCTGTTCCTGTGGGCCGGGTTCCTGTGCCGCCTGGGCGAACAAGACCAGGTGTCGCTGCTGGCCTGCGTGGACGGGCGAAACGCTCAGGTCCAAGGCATGCTCGGGCGCTTCGAGCGGCAGATGCCACTGAACCTCGCATACCCCGCCGACGCCACCCTGGCCCAGGCCCGGGAGGAGTTCCGCAGCCGCCTGGAGCAAGCCCGTTCGTGGCTCGAATGCCTGGACGAAGTGGCCGTCGAAAATGCCGATAGGCTTTACGGTTTCGCCGCCAGCCACACGGCGCTGGACGGTGTCGAACTGGAACTGGACGCCAGCGCACTGGCGCCACTGGGCCTGGCCCGCGTGGGTAATGATCTGCAGCTGCAATATGTTGCGGGCCAGCTGCAGCAGGACGTGGTCGCACTGTGGCTGGGGCAGTTCGCGGTATTTGCCGCCCATGCGCTGGCCGACTTCGAGCAGCGCCTGGCCCAGGTCAGCCTGTTGGGCGAGCAGGAGCGTGCGCGCATCCAGGCCTTCGAGCAGGGCGCGGCCATGCCGCTGGCCGGCCCGGGCTTGCTGCACCGTTTGTTCGAGCACCAGGTTGCCCAGCAAGGCCAGCGTGCCGCGGTGCGCCAGGGCGACGAGGTGTTGGACTACATTCAGCTCGAGCAGCGCGCCAACCAGCTGGCTCATGCCCTACAGGCGCAGGGTGTCGGGCGCGAAAGCATCGTTGCCGTGTACGCGCCGCGTTCGTTGGCCGCGCTAGTAGCGATGTTGGGCATTCTCAAGGCCGGTGGTGCCTACCTGCCGCTGGACCCGGACTACCCGGCCGAACGCCTTGGCTTCATGCTGGCCGACGCCGGCGCCCATTGCTTGCTGGCGCTGGATGCGCCCGCTGCCGATCTGGTGCTGCCCGCCGGCCTGCCGGTGCTGTCGCTGGCCGGGAACTCGCCGGTGTGGCAAGGCCCAAGCGCACCACCGGCGGCGGCAGTCGGCGGTGACGATTTGGCTTACGTCATCTACACCTCCGGCTCCACCGGCACGCCTAAGGGTGTTGCAGTGAGCCACGCCAACGCCCTGGCCTCGACCCTGGCGCGTTTCGTTCATTACACGACGCCGGTCGAATCCTTCCTGCTGCTGTCGTCGCTGTCGTTCGACAGCTCGGTGGCAGGGCTGTTCTGGACCCTCGGCCAGGGGGGCTGCCTGCACCTGCCGACCGCCCTCCAGGCCAAGGATCCACAGGCGATTGCCGCGCTGCTGGGCGAGCAGGGCATCTCGCACTACCTGGCCTTGCCCGGGCTGCACGCTGAAGTGCTGGAGCACCTTGGCGAGCACGGCCTGCGCACCGTGGTGGTGGCCGGTGAAGCCTGCACCCCAACGCTGCTGGCCCGCCACCAGGCGCGCCTGCCCGGCGTGCTGCTGAGCAACGAATACGGCCCCACCGAAGGCAGCGTCTGGTGCACGGCGTGGAACGCCGACCAGGGACCGGTCTCCATCGGTCGCCCGGCGCCGGGCATGCGTGTGCTGGTGCTCGACGCCCACCGCGAGCCGGTGGCCGTGGGGCAAGTGGGCGAGCTGTACGTCGCCGGCCCCGGCGTCACCCGCGGCTACCTGGGCCGCCCGGCACTGACCGCCGAGCGCTTCCCGACCTTGGCCGATGGCAGTCGCGGCTACCAGACCGGCGACCTGGCGCGCTGGCGCGCCGATGGCCTGCTGGAGTTCCTTGGCCGGGTCGATGCGCAGGTGAAAATTCGCGGCTTCCGTATCGAACTCGGCGAGGTGGAGGCCGTGCTGGCCAGCTGCGTGGGCGTTGCCGAAGCCGCAGTAGTGGTCCGCGAGAGCGCCAGCGGTGCGCAGCTGGTGGCCTTTGTGGTCGGTAGCGAGGAAGACGGGCAACTGGCCGGCCGCCTGCAGGCGGAACTGGCCCGGCGCCTGCCGGCGCACATGGTGCCCACCGCGCTGCGCAGCTTGGCACGCCTGCCTTTGATGCCCAACGGCAAGGTCGACCGCCGCGCCCTGGCCGCCGAGGCCGTGGTCGGCCAGGCCTACCAGGCGCCGCAGACCGAACTGCAACGCCTGCTGGCCGGTATCTGGCAGGAAGCGCTTGGGGTCGAGCGGGTCGGGCTGCAGGACAACTTCTTCGCCCTGGGCGGCCACTCGCTGTTGGCCACCCGGCTGCGGGCGCGGCTGCAGGAGCAGATGGGCATCGAACTGCCGCTGCGGCTGTTCTTCGACGGCGAAACCCTGGAGCGCTTCGCCGCCAAGGTGGCCGAGCTGCAACAGGCACCGGGCAACGACCTGGACGCCCTGGAGAACCTGTTCGCCGAAGTGGAGGCACCATGA
- a CDS encoding TauD/TfdA family dioxygenase → MNDAKVTALPSMGRARRSITAGQEERVVFTPLLEGHALPALCRPRFAGTDLVAWLAQNREQVEARLLEHGAILFRGFDVDGIDGFDRCVQAVSGGALEYLFRASPRTQITRQFNIYSSTDYPSNERIFPHNEHSYSPVFPLHLYFYCDLPSLTGGETPLGDTRALLQRIDPAVREEFRQRRIMYVRNYGDGMGLPWQTVFQSEDRAEVEAYCARIGIRPEWKPGNRLRTRQVGPAIVRHPRSGEQLWFNHGTFFNALTLPDTLRAALIAEFDADDLPQNTFYGDGAPIPDEVIRHLQQAYRDVMVEFPWQKGDVVLLDNMLSLHARNAFTGPRKILTAMAIAQKSADLAQD, encoded by the coding sequence ATGAACGACGCCAAGGTCACGGCACTGCCCAGCATGGGGCGTGCACGCAGGAGCATCACCGCCGGCCAGGAAGAGCGGGTCGTGTTCACCCCGTTGCTCGAAGGGCATGCCCTGCCAGCGCTGTGCCGGCCACGTTTTGCCGGGACCGACCTGGTGGCGTGGCTGGCACAGAATCGCGAACAGGTGGAGGCGCGCCTGCTGGAGCATGGCGCCATCCTGTTCCGCGGCTTTGACGTGGATGGCATCGACGGCTTCGACCGCTGCGTGCAGGCGGTCTCGGGCGGTGCCCTGGAATACCTGTTCCGCGCTTCGCCACGCACCCAGATCACCCGCCAGTTCAATATCTACAGCTCTACTGACTACCCCAGCAACGAGCGCATCTTCCCACACAACGAGCACTCCTACTCGCCGGTGTTCCCGCTGCACCTGTACTTCTACTGTGATCTGCCGTCGCTGACCGGCGGCGAAACGCCGCTGGGCGATACCCGTGCGCTGCTGCAGCGCATCGACCCGGCGGTGCGCGAGGAATTTCGCCAGCGCCGCATCATGTACGTGCGCAACTACGGCGACGGCATGGGCCTGCCCTGGCAGACCGTGTTCCAGAGCGAGGACCGCGCCGAAGTGGAGGCCTATTGCGCGCGTATCGGCATTCGTCCTGAGTGGAAGCCCGGCAACCGCCTGCGCACCCGCCAGGTCGGCCCGGCCATCGTCCGCCACCCGCGCAGCGGCGAGCAACTGTGGTTCAACCACGGCACCTTCTTCAACGCCCTGACCCTGCCAGACACCTTGCGCGCCGCGCTGATCGCCGAGTTCGACGCCGACGACCTGCCGCAGAACACCTTCTACGGTGACGGCGCGCCGATCCCCGACGAGGTCATCCGCCACCTGCAGCAGGCCTACCGCGACGTCATGGTGGAGTTCCCCTGGCAGAAGGGCGATGTGGTCCTGCTCGACAACATGCTCTCGCTGCACGCCCGTAACGCATTCACCGGCCCGCGCAAGATTCTCACCGCGATGGCGATCGCCCAGAAAAGCGCCGACCTGGCACAAGATTGA
- a CDS encoding condensation domain-containing protein → MTALHGSLVEALVAHAGQQGDKPAVHFLLDGESQRLTLSYAELDRRARALAAELARHASAGERALLLMQSGPGYVVSFYACLYAGIIAVPALPPESLRQYELSRVRAILDDAQPRLVLTEAHLRDSLQQAFAAALPTVLAVDALALDAADTCPPQLPAGEAIAFLQYTSGSTATPKGVEVSHANLVANEGMMVRGFDLHPGDTFVSWLPLYHDMGLIGCLLLSIYRGATLVLMSPRHFVERPARWLEAISQYRATHTGAPDFAFRLAAERVSDSVLANLDLSSLRVLFSGSEPIRQDSLLAFANRFSACGFDPLAFLPCYGLAEATLYVTGTTADEPFVSASFDSHALGEHRAEPGEGSLLVSSGILHPELDVILVDPHSGERQPDSRIGEIWTSGASVARGYWRNPEATARAFVERDGRTWLRTGDLGFLREGRLFITGRLKDIIIVRGQNIYPQDLERAVEYNVEGARKGRVTAFTVDQAEGEGIGIAVEIGRATQRKIGAAQLCAEIDRALADVCQQTPVWVALLQPGELPKTSSGKLQRSACRQMLERGELDCFHLRRKDQRPLRQGQALQSSDQRQVGAVWAEVLGQEEVFADDNFFALGGNSIAAAQIIGRLRERLGVSLPLACLFDNPLLAAFARQVTEAAAAHGQPPLIADPDAALVPSFAQQRLWFAWQLEPHSSVYNVPMALHLRGPLNGEALREAFATLQQRHGVLRTTFVAEGEGVRLVQHDSLALDFSVEAVTDLSEARQRAAQQAQAPFDLASGPLQRVRLLRLEAREHVLLLTTHHIAVDGWSMRNLMDELGALYAARLAGRAAVLAQLAVGYGDYARWQRALLAGPEQARQLAYWRQALAGEHSWLELHSQRPRDTGAVAQREHFTFSAVQTSALRAYAGANGVTPFMLLLGAFAISLREQSGQSRIRLGSDIASRSHPASEPLVGFFINQLVLQLDLDMTASSDELLEQCRRVVLGAAGHQDLPFEQLVEALRPPRRAGRSPFFSIKLNYQEGEPPLPRLQDVRVEALAADHQAAELDLILGFYSSAGRLEARFEVPQGLFEPGELAELFAQIQAVLDCWLGTPGRTQADLLEAAAQVRRAARSADNQQRRQLLDSQRPMRRRAVQPTPIAQSVQEQ, encoded by the coding sequence ATGACAGCTCTCCATGGTTCCCTGGTCGAGGCGCTGGTCGCCCATGCCGGCCAGCAAGGCGACAAGCCGGCGGTGCATTTTCTTCTCGATGGCGAAAGCCAGCGCCTGACGCTGAGCTACGCCGAACTGGACCGCCGTGCACGTGCCTTGGCCGCGGAGTTGGCACGTCATGCAAGTGCCGGAGAGCGCGCGCTGTTGCTGATGCAGAGCGGGCCGGGCTATGTGGTGTCGTTCTACGCATGCTTGTATGCCGGCATCATCGCGGTCCCGGCGCTGCCGCCTGAATCGCTGCGTCAGTACGAACTGAGCCGGGTGCGCGCCATCCTCGATGACGCCCAGCCACGTCTGGTGCTGACCGAGGCGCACCTGCGCGACTCGCTGCAGCAGGCATTCGCCGCCGCCTTGCCCACGGTGCTGGCGGTCGATGCCCTGGCGCTGGACGCGGCTGACACTTGCCCGCCACAGCTGCCGGCGGGCGAGGCCATTGCCTTCCTGCAGTACACCTCTGGCTCCACGGCCACGCCCAAGGGCGTGGAGGTCAGCCACGCCAACCTGGTGGCCAACGAAGGCATGATGGTGCGTGGTTTCGACCTGCACCCCGGCGACACCTTTGTCAGCTGGCTGCCGCTGTACCACGACATGGGCCTGATCGGTTGCCTGCTGCTGTCGATCTACCGTGGTGCGACCTTGGTACTGATGTCGCCGCGGCATTTCGTTGAGCGCCCAGCGCGCTGGCTCGAGGCGATCAGCCAGTACCGTGCCACCCACACCGGCGCGCCGGACTTCGCCTTCCGCCTGGCTGCCGAGCGGGTCAGCGACAGCGTGCTGGCCAACCTGGACCTGAGCAGCCTGCGGGTGCTGTTCTCAGGCTCCGAGCCGATCCGCCAGGACAGCTTGCTGGCCTTCGCCAACCGCTTCAGCGCCTGCGGCTTTGACCCGCTGGCCTTCCTGCCGTGCTATGGGTTGGCCGAGGCCACTCTGTATGTCACCGGCACCACCGCCGATGAGCCTTTCGTCAGCGCCAGCTTCGACAGCCACGCCCTCGGTGAGCACCGCGCCGAGCCGGGGGAGGGCAGCCTGCTGGTCAGCAGCGGCATCCTCCACCCTGAGCTGGATGTGATCCTGGTCGATCCCCATAGTGGCGAGCGTCAGCCTGACAGCCGCATTGGCGAGATCTGGACCAGCGGTGCCAGTGTTGCCCGTGGTTACTGGCGCAACCCCGAGGCCACCGCCAGGGCCTTTGTCGAGCGCGATGGGCGCACCTGGCTGCGCACCGGCGACCTGGGCTTCCTGCGCGAAGGGCGGCTGTTCATCACCGGTCGCCTCAAGGACATCATCATCGTCCGTGGCCAGAACATCTATCCGCAAGACCTCGAACGTGCGGTGGAATACAACGTCGAAGGCGCGCGCAAGGGCCGTGTGACCGCCTTCACGGTTGACCAGGCCGAGGGCGAGGGCATCGGTATCGCCGTGGAGATCGGCCGCGCCACCCAGCGCAAGATCGGCGCTGCCCAGTTGTGCGCCGAGATCGACCGGGCCCTGGCGGATGTGTGCCAGCAGACGCCGGTGTGGGTTGCCTTGCTCCAGCCTGGCGAGCTGCCCAAGACCTCCAGCGGCAAGCTGCAGCGCTCGGCGTGCCGGCAGATGCTCGAGCGCGGCGAGCTGGACTGCTTCCACCTGCGCCGCAAGGACCAACGCCCGCTACGCCAAGGGCAGGCACTGCAAAGCAGCGACCAACGCCAGGTGGGCGCGGTCTGGGCCGAGGTGCTGGGCCAGGAGGAAGTGTTCGCCGACGACAACTTCTTCGCCCTGGGCGGCAACTCCATCGCTGCCGCCCAGATCATCGGCCGCCTGCGCGAGCGGCTGGGGGTAAGCCTGCCTCTGGCCTGCCTGTTCGACAATCCGCTGCTGGCGGCCTTTGCCCGGCAAGTGACCGAAGCGGCGGCTGCCCATGGCCAGCCGCCGCTCATCGCCGACCCCGACGCCGCCCTGGTGCCGTCGTTCGCCCAGCAGCGCCTGTGGTTCGCCTGGCAGCTGGAACCGCACAGCTCGGTGTACAACGTGCCGATGGCCCTGCATCTGCGCGGGCCGCTGAATGGCGAAGCGCTGCGCGAGGCCTTCGCCACCCTGCAACAGCGCCACGGCGTGTTGCGCACTACGTTCGTTGCCGAAGGCGAGGGCGTGCGCCTGGTGCAGCACGATAGCCTGGCGCTGGATTTTTCCGTCGAAGCCGTCACTGACCTGTCTGAGGCCCGCCAGCGTGCGGCCCAGCAAGCGCAAGCGCCCTTCGACCTCGCCAGCGGCCCGTTGCAACGTGTGCGTCTGTTACGCCTGGAGGCTCGCGAGCACGTGCTGCTGCTGACCACCCACCACATCGCCGTGGATGGTTGGTCGATGCGCAACCTGATGGACGAACTGGGCGCGCTGTACGCAGCACGCCTGGCTGGGCGCGCTGCGGTGCTGGCGCAACTGGCGGTCGGCTACGGCGACTACGCCCGCTGGCAGCGCGCGCTGTTGGCTGGCCCCGAGCAAGCCCGGCAACTGGCCTACTGGCGCCAAGCCCTGGCCGGCGAGCACAGCTGGCTCGAACTGCACAGTCAACGCCCGCGCGACACCGGCGCCGTGGCGCAGCGCGAGCACTTTACTTTCAGCGCCGTACAGACCAGCGCGCTGCGCGCCTACGCCGGCGCCAACGGCGTGACGCCGTTCATGCTGCTGCTGGGTGCCTTCGCCATCAGCCTGCGCGAGCAGAGCGGCCAGTCGCGCATCCGCCTGGGCAGCGACATCGCCAGCCGCAGCCACCCGGCCAGCGAGCCTCTGGTGGGCTTCTTCATCAATCAACTGGTGCTGCAACTGGACTTGGACATGACCGCCAGCAGCGATGAGCTGCTGGAGCAATGCCGGCGTGTGGTGCTGGGCGCCGCCGGGCACCAGGACCTGCCGTTCGAGCAACTGGTGGAGGCATTGCGTCCGCCGCGTCGGGCCGGGCGTTCGCCGTTCTTCAGCATCAAGCTCAACTACCAGGAAGGCGAGCCACCGCTGCCACGCCTTCAGGATGTACGGGTAGAGGCGCTGGCAGCCGATCATCAAGCCGCCGAGCTGGACCTGATCCTCGGCTTCTACAGCAGCGCCGGTCGCCTGGAGGCCCGCTTCGAGGTGCCCCAGGGCCTGTTCGAGCCCGGCGAACTGGCAGAGCTGTTCGCCCAGATCCAGGCGGTGCTCGACTGCTGGCTGGGCACGCCCGGCCGCACCCAGGCCGACCTGCTGGAGGCGGCCGCCCAGGTGCGCCGCGCGGCGCGCAGTGCCGACAACCAGCAGCGCCGGCAACTGCTCGACAGCCAGCGCCCGATGCGTCGGCGCGCCGTGCAGCCCACCCCTATCGCACAGAGTGTGCAGGAGCAATGA
- a CDS encoding thioesterase II family protein produces MLTLFCLPYAGASAMAYMRWRRSAPAWLDIRPLELPGRGSRASEPLACDLVDLAAQLARELRGETWRAYALFGHSMGSLLAFELACALRALGLPLPRALLVSGGAAPAHRDYLRFRAPMSDEQLLDELARLQGTPEEALQDPELMRLALPVLRADFLLCGRYRYQPTAPLQCPLHVLAGSQDKASETQLLAWRELAAADFSLKLFDAGHFFIQTQERAVLAHLAACLAPHVQAARPDSHFFAKV; encoded by the coding sequence ATGCTGACCTTGTTCTGCCTGCCCTACGCTGGCGCCAGCGCCATGGCTTATATGCGTTGGCGGCGTAGCGCCCCGGCCTGGCTGGATATCCGCCCACTGGAACTGCCGGGGCGGGGCAGCCGCGCATCCGAGCCGCTGGCCTGCGACCTGGTCGACCTGGCCGCGCAACTGGCTCGCGAACTGCGCGGCGAGACCTGGCGCGCCTACGCGTTGTTTGGCCACAGCATGGGCTCGCTGCTGGCCTTCGAATTGGCCTGCGCACTGCGCGCCCTGGGCCTGCCGCTGCCGCGGGCGCTGCTGGTGTCCGGTGGTGCGGCGCCGGCCCATCGCGACTACCTGCGCTTTCGCGCACCGATGAGCGACGAGCAGTTGCTGGACGAGCTGGCCAGATTGCAAGGCACCCCCGAGGAGGCCTTGCAGGATCCAGAGCTGATGCGCCTGGCCCTGCCAGTGCTGCGCGCCGACTTCCTGTTGTGCGGGCGCTACCGCTACCAGCCCACCGCGCCGCTGCAGTGCCCGTTGCACGTATTGGCCGGCAGCCAGGACAAGGCCAGCGAAACGCAATTGCTGGCCTGGCGTGAGCTGGCTGCGGCCGACTTCAGCCTCAAGCTGTTCGATGCCGGCCACTTCTTCATTCAGACCCAGGAGCGCGCCGTGCTCGCCCACCTGGCTGCCTGCCTGGCGCCCCATGTGCAGGCGGCACGCCCTGACTCCCACTTCTTTGCAAAGGTGTGA
- a CDS encoding MbtH family protein, producing the protein MAFDREDATFKVLVNAEEQYSLWPDYKAVPAGWREAGKSGPKQECLDYIETVWTDMRPLSLRQHMDEQAGR; encoded by the coding sequence ATGGCTTTCGACCGCGAAGATGCAACGTTCAAGGTACTGGTCAACGCCGAGGAGCAGTATTCCCTGTGGCCTGACTACAAGGCCGTGCCGGCCGGCTGGCGCGAAGCCGGCAAGAGCGGCCCGAAGCAGGAGTGCCTGGACTATATCGAAACAGTCTGGACCGACATGCGCCCTTTGAGCCTGCGTCAGCACATGGACGAGCAGGCCGGCCGGTGA
- a CDS encoding RNA polymerase factor sigma-70, with product MQKHGAAHNGSPLLGVFFEQRSRLIGLAAKIIGCRSHAEDIVHEAFMKVDDAAESEQINSQASYLTRVVRNLSIDHYRRRQFEERLMCHDADSSESPAICGETPEALVSDQQVLERVSGALADLPERTRYAFEMCRIHGMKQREIAKILGVSPPLVNAMIRDALQHCREKAL from the coding sequence ATGCAGAAACACGGTGCAGCCCACAATGGGTCCCCCTTGCTTGGCGTGTTCTTTGAGCAGCGTTCGCGCCTGATCGGGCTTGCAGCGAAAATCATTGGCTGCCGCAGCCACGCAGAAGACATCGTTCACGAAGCGTTCATGAAAGTGGACGATGCTGCCGAATCGGAGCAGATCAACTCCCAGGCGTCCTACCTGACGCGAGTGGTGCGCAACCTGTCGATCGACCACTACCGTCGACGCCAGTTCGAGGAGCGGCTGATGTGCCATGATGCCGACAGCAGCGAGTCGCCGGCCATCTGCGGTGAGACACCCGAGGCGCTGGTATCGGACCAGCAGGTACTGGAACGCGTTTCCGGAGCCTTGGCAGACCTGCCCGAGCGCACCCGCTACGCTTTCGAGATGTGCCGGATACATGGCATGAAGCAGCGGGAGATCGCCAAGATCCTCGGCGTATCTCCCCCCCTGGTGAACGCGATGATTCGCGACGCGCTGCAGCACTGCCGAGAAAAGGCGTTGTAG